A window of Cohnella herbarum contains these coding sequences:
- a CDS encoding MFS transporter has translation MKLGRLNTNYWLLLLIVFGGFLIFGFSENVKGPAIPRMQSDFSLDETQLGILLAFNSIGYLVACSFTGLLSSKIGIKWTGIIAFASMAISGVLMYLSASYAFLSASYFLMYIGNGMLEIGLAIMAARIFTKNTGAMMNLSHFFYGLSSAVAPIVASSMMGWNLFGGELGWRGMYLVMLSLSLLPIIPSLMAKFPGDNQEHGERMTLKSFTKDPGAWLIVAVLSFGVVSELAVGGWLVNFLEKAYGWSTDAAAGMLSIFFVFFMGARLFLGPVTDKIGYTLSIIILSAFSGICSLLAIFLGEQGAIWFAIAGIGIAPIYPTVMAMLAKRYPRGTDTAITFTVTIMGIASVVGNLLIGVIIDGVQKLFGNDEESSLLLGLQAGYGFIAAMALLCSVSCFILYRYLHKKNELV, from the coding sequence TTGAAGCTAGGTCGGCTAAACACAAATTATTGGTTATTATTGCTCATCGTATTCGGAGGATTTCTGATCTTCGGATTTTCGGAAAACGTGAAGGGTCCGGCGATTCCGAGAATGCAGTCCGATTTCAGCTTGGACGAAACCCAATTGGGCATTTTGCTAGCGTTCAATTCGATAGGTTATCTCGTTGCCTGCTCGTTTACCGGCTTGCTGTCGAGCAAGATCGGCATAAAGTGGACGGGAATTATCGCGTTTGCTTCGATGGCGATTTCCGGCGTGCTCATGTACCTGTCGGCAAGCTACGCGTTTCTATCGGCTTCTTATTTTCTCATGTACATCGGGAACGGGATGCTAGAGATCGGATTGGCGATTATGGCTGCCCGGATTTTTACTAAGAATACCGGGGCCATGATGAACTTGTCCCATTTTTTCTACGGTTTGAGCTCCGCGGTCGCCCCGATCGTCGCTTCGTCGATGATGGGATGGAATTTGTTCGGAGGCGAGTTGGGCTGGCGGGGCATGTATCTCGTCATGTTGAGCTTGTCTTTGTTGCCGATTATTCCTTCGTTAATGGCCAAGTTTCCCGGGGATAACCAGGAGCATGGGGAAAGGATGACTCTGAAAAGCTTCACGAAGGATCCCGGAGCGTGGTTAATCGTTGCCGTGTTATCTTTCGGAGTCGTCTCGGAGCTTGCGGTTGGCGGTTGGCTCGTTAACTTCCTGGAGAAGGCTTACGGATGGTCGACGGATGCCGCCGCCGGCATGCTGTCCATCTTTTTCGTGTTTTTCATGGGAGCGAGGTTATTCCTTGGACCGGTTACGGATAAGATCGGTTATACGCTGTCCATCATCATTTTGTCCGCTTTCTCGGGCATATGCAGCTTGCTGGCTATTTTCCTTGGCGAGCAGGGCGCGATTTGGTTCGCGATTGCGGGCATCGGGATCGCTCCGATCTATCCGACCGTTATGGCTATGCTAGCCAAACGCTATCCGAGAGGAACGGATACGGCGATTACCTTTACCGTTACGATCATGGGAATCGCTAGCGTAGTGGGGAATTTGCTGATCGGAGTCATTATTGACGGGGTGCAAAAATTATTCGGCAATGATGAGGAGAGCAGCTTACTGCTCGGACTCCAAGCCGGGTACGGCTTTATCGCCGCGATGGCCTTGTTGTGCTCGGTTAGTTGCTTCATTTTATATCGATATCTTCATAAGAAGAACGAGTTGGTTTAA
- the cysI gene encoding assimilatory sulfite reductase (NADPH) hemoprotein subunit — protein MAHDRTLPPNAPHSDVEDIKRRSDYLRGTLEESLEDVITGSISHDDNRLMKFHGSYMQDDRDLRNERHRQKLEPAYQFMVRIRAAGGIVTPEQWLAIDGLSRQYASGSIRLTTRQSIQLHGILKWNMKQSIREINDVLLTTLAACGDVNRNVMCNPNPDQSEVHAEVYEWSKRLSEHLSPRTTAYHEIWLDGEKVLDSQENNGEVEPIYGPVYLPRKFKIGVAVPPSNDVDVFSQDLGLIAIYKDNRLLGFNIAVGGGMGMTYGDTKTYPQLGRVIGFCTPEQVIDVAEKTVMIQRDYGNRSVRKYARFKYTIDDRGIEWFVNELHARLGWKLEQARPYEFEHNGDRYGWVKGSNGKWHFTLFIQNGRVQDDGDNLLLTGLREIAKIHTGDFRLSANQNLIIGNVTSQKKRKIEALASQYGLTDGMHYSALRRSSMACVALPTCGLAMAESERYLPVLLEKIESILSENGLTEDSIVIRMTGCPNGCARPGLGEIAFIGKAPGKYNLYLGAGFSGDRLNKLYKENIDENEILSTLRPMIGRYAEERLKGEHFGDFVIRTGYVKAVSSGTDFHE, from the coding sequence ATGGCCCATGATCGTACCCTACCGCCAAACGCACCGCATAGCGATGTCGAAGATATTAAACGACGAAGCGATTACTTAAGGGGTACTCTTGAAGAGAGCCTCGAAGACGTGATCACGGGATCGATATCCCACGACGATAATCGCTTAATGAAATTCCACGGAAGCTACATGCAGGATGACCGGGATCTACGCAACGAACGCCATCGGCAGAAGCTCGAGCCGGCTTATCAGTTCATGGTCCGCATACGGGCGGCGGGCGGGATCGTCACGCCCGAGCAATGGTTGGCGATCGACGGGCTTTCTCGGCAATACGCCAGCGGTTCAATCCGATTGACGACTAGGCAGTCTATTCAATTGCACGGCATTCTGAAGTGGAATATGAAACAGAGCATTCGGGAAATTAACGACGTACTGCTTACCACGTTAGCGGCTTGCGGAGACGTGAACCGCAACGTCATGTGTAACCCAAACCCTGATCAATCGGAAGTTCATGCCGAAGTGTACGAATGGTCTAAGCGGCTTAGCGAACATCTCTCCCCTCGGACGACCGCTTATCACGAGATCTGGCTCGACGGCGAGAAGGTATTGGACAGCCAAGAGAACAACGGCGAGGTAGAGCCGATATACGGCCCCGTCTATTTGCCGCGCAAGTTTAAGATCGGCGTAGCCGTACCGCCTTCCAATGACGTGGACGTATTTTCGCAGGATCTCGGACTTATCGCGATTTACAAAGACAATCGGTTGTTAGGATTTAATATCGCGGTAGGCGGCGGGATGGGGATGACTTACGGCGACACGAAAACCTATCCCCAACTTGGCCGCGTGATCGGATTCTGCACGCCGGAACAAGTGATCGACGTTGCCGAGAAGACGGTGATGATCCAACGCGATTACGGCAATCGGTCCGTCCGCAAGTACGCGCGGTTTAAGTACACGATCGATGATCGGGGAATCGAATGGTTCGTTAACGAACTGCATGCGAGGCTGGGTTGGAAACTCGAACAAGCGCGCCCTTACGAATTCGAGCATAACGGCGATCGATACGGTTGGGTCAAAGGAAGCAACGGCAAATGGCATTTCACGTTGTTTATCCAGAACGGCCGGGTTCAGGACGACGGCGACAACTTATTGTTGACCGGTCTTCGCGAGATTGCCAAGATTCATACGGGAGACTTCCGGTTATCCGCGAATCAGAACCTGATCATCGGAAACGTGACGAGCCAGAAGAAGCGCAAAATCGAGGCGTTGGCCAGTCAATACGGCCTTACCGACGGCATGCACTACTCCGCTCTGCGAAGAAGCTCCATGGCTTGCGTTGCGCTCCCCACTTGCGGGCTCGCGATGGCTGAATCGGAGCGTTACCTTCCCGTTCTATTGGAGAAGATCGAGTCGATCTTGTCCGAAAACGGTCTAACCGAAGATTCGATCGTCATTCGGATGACGGGCTGCCCGAATGGATGCGCGCGCCCCGGATTGGGCGAAATCGCGTTCATCGGCAAAGCTCCCGGCAAATACAATCTTTATCTAGGCGCGGGTTTCTCGGGGGATCGGTTGAATAAGCTTTACAAGGAAAATATAGACGAGAATGAAATTCTGAGCACCTTGCGCCCAATGATCGGTCGATATGCGGAGGAAAGACTGAAAGGCGAGCACTTCGGCGATTTCGTCATCCGCACCGGATACGTAAAGGCCGTAAGCTCGGGTACGGATTTTCATGAATAA
- a CDS encoding cobyrinate a,c-diamide synthase: MSARKIVIAGTGSGVGKTTLTIGLMAALKRGGRRVQGFKCGPDYIDPTYHSAVTRRISRNLDSYMLAHDTVREVYARASEDADISVIEGVMGLYDGKNPTNGEGSTAEISVLLEAPILLVIDCKSMARSVAAIVKGFQSFDPRVRIAGIIANKVGSEGHYHIVRDAVELECGIPVVGYMKREDEIEMPERHLGLVPSIERGQLQPFFDRLGELVSATVDVERIWELAQSPSVATVAPETGLFRSRGVKAEQRVRIAVAKDAAFNFYYQENLELLECYGADPVYFSPLQGERLPDNVQGLYLGGGFPEEFAAELAADEAVKQSIRQAIQDGLPTLAECGGFMYLTRAIEDTQGRQYPMLGLIPGIVRMQNKLAALGYREIVGREGNYLLGPSDSAKGHEFHYSVYEADSEEDTNSYAYEASGRLGRKQDGYMNASGNLIAGYVHFHFGSEPAMVERWVDRCRKFGKFGYSFSSE; the protein is encoded by the coding sequence ATGAGCGCGCGGAAAATCGTGATCGCGGGTACAGGAAGCGGAGTAGGAAAGACGACGTTAACGATCGGGCTGATGGCGGCTTTGAAGCGCGGCGGACGGCGGGTTCAGGGCTTTAAATGCGGACCGGATTATATCGATCCGACCTATCATTCGGCGGTAACCCGGCGTATATCGCGGAACCTTGATAGTTACATGCTCGCTCACGACACGGTGAGAGAGGTATATGCCAGAGCTAGCGAAGACGCGGATATCTCCGTCATCGAAGGCGTTATGGGACTATACGACGGTAAAAACCCGACGAACGGAGAAGGAAGCACGGCGGAAATCAGCGTATTGCTGGAAGCTCCGATCTTGCTGGTCATCGATTGCAAGAGCATGGCGAGGAGCGTCGCGGCGATCGTCAAAGGATTCCAGAGCTTCGATCCCCGGGTGCGGATAGCGGGGATCATCGCGAACAAGGTCGGCAGCGAAGGCCATTATCATATCGTTCGCGATGCCGTCGAGCTGGAATGCGGCATCCCGGTCGTTGGATATATGAAACGCGAAGACGAGATCGAGATGCCCGAGAGGCATCTTGGCCTTGTACCTTCCATCGAGAGAGGACAGTTGCAGCCTTTCTTCGATCGGCTAGGCGAGCTTGTCTCGGCTACCGTGGACGTGGAGCGTATATGGGAGCTGGCACAGTCGCCAAGTGTAGCGACGGTAGCTCCCGAGACAGGTTTGTTCCGTTCGCGGGGCGTTAAGGCGGAACAAAGGGTCAGAATCGCGGTTGCGAAAGATGCGGCTTTTAATTTCTACTACCAAGAGAATTTAGAGCTGCTGGAATGTTACGGAGCCGATCCGGTTTACTTCTCGCCGCTTCAGGGAGAGCGACTGCCGGATAACGTTCAGGGCTTGTATTTGGGCGGCGGATTTCCGGAAGAGTTTGCGGCGGAACTAGCCGCCGACGAAGCCGTTAAGCAATCGATCCGGCAGGCGATTCAAGATGGACTTCCAACGCTGGCGGAGTGCGGCGGGTTTATGTATTTGACTCGAGCCATCGAAGATACGCAGGGACGGCAGTATCCGATGCTTGGCTTGATTCCGGGCATCGTCCGGATGCAAAATAAGCTGGCGGCGCTTGGTTACAGGGAAATCGTTGGCAGGGAGGGCAACTATCTGCTGGGGCCTTCCGACAGTGCCAAGGGGCATGAGTTTCATTACTCGGTTTACGAAGCGGATTCGGAGGAAGATACGAACTCTTATGCGTATGAAGCTTCCGGTCGTCTGGGGAGGAAACAGGACGGATATATGAACGCAAGCGGCAATTTGATTGCCGGGTACGTTCATTTCCATTTCGGCTCCGAGCCCGCCATGGTCGAGCGCTGGGTAGATCGGTGCCGAAAATTTGGGAAATTTGGCTATTCATTTAGCTCAGAGTGA
- the rarD gene encoding EamA family transporter RarD, translating to MKNGLINAIIAYTIWGLLPIYWKWFESMPAGEILSHRIVWSFLFVAGLIAVQKRWKELKSTITDRKTLVPLIFSSLLITANWLIFIWAVNSGHVVETSIGYYLTPLINVVLAVFFLREKPTGGQWVAVLLAGAGVLLVAIDYGSFPWVSISLALSFGFYGLVKKRVKMEASIGLMTETMIVVPVALIYWGYLGASHQSTAWTMSVSSLALLILSGVATATPLLLFAKAASKLPLSMLGFVQYIGPTLTLIISVLVFKETISAVLLISFCLIWTALVVYAMSSIRAARVPQSAHAK from the coding sequence ATGAAAAACGGGCTCATTAACGCGATTATCGCGTATACGATTTGGGGGCTTCTCCCGATCTATTGGAAATGGTTCGAGTCGATGCCGGCCGGAGAGATATTGTCCCATCGCATCGTATGGTCGTTCTTATTCGTCGCGGGACTCATCGCGGTTCAGAAACGGTGGAAAGAGCTGAAGTCGACGATTACGGATAGGAAAACATTGGTGCCCTTAATCTTCAGCAGCCTATTGATTACCGCGAACTGGTTGATCTTCATCTGGGCCGTTAATAGCGGCCATGTCGTGGAAACGAGTATTGGGTATTATTTAACCCCTCTGATTAACGTCGTCCTTGCGGTGTTTTTCCTGCGCGAGAAACCTACCGGAGGCCAGTGGGTGGCGGTTCTGCTTGCCGGAGCCGGCGTTCTTCTCGTAGCGATCGATTACGGAAGTTTCCCGTGGGTATCGATCTCCTTGGCGTTAAGCTTTGGATTCTACGGGCTCGTGAAGAAGAGGGTGAAGATGGAAGCTTCGATCGGTCTCATGACGGAGACGATGATCGTCGTTCCCGTAGCGCTTATTTACTGGGGATACCTCGGCGCATCGCATCAGAGTACGGCATGGACGATGAGCGTCTCTTCCTTGGCGTTATTGATACTATCCGGAGTCGCGACGGCTACGCCGCTTCTGCTATTCGCCAAAGCGGCAAGCAAGCTGCCGCTTTCGATGCTGGGTTTCGTGCAATATATCGGCCCAACGTTAACTTTGATCATAAGCGTGCTTGTGTTTAAGGAGACGATTAGCGCCGTTCTGCTCATCAGCTTCTGTCTGATCTGGACCGCTCTTGTCGTATACGCGATGTCTTCCATCCGCGCCGCGAGAGTTCCTCAGTCCGCCCATGCTAAGTAA
- a CDS encoding S-layer homology domain-containing protein, giving the protein MLFIVGLLMCAIGPMQRSNAAQFTRITVMDADLRQVSYLIAGVKYYIVGESDKASSTSVENYKQEYSTDNGATWLQLPQAGYDLYKGPFIYMPIDPQLVSVKFRMSAYFDPLIGSLTYSEKTIGPFNILQPGDVSDFTTIPNKDGSVTLNWNDNSNMESYYEIVRSGPDGDKIFYVKNTKDHIGPLKYEDKQTNTVKRTIYVYKVTPVIDQYSLPDYLQPGNVWSIVKTDRELIITDKVDIDLNLPIFNLDSKIKIDPSTPIKTVEALDYLKHIDLTIGDLDKKPVKDVKLDKSYLTLKTGVSATLTPTISPPDAAITRVKWESSNSQIAEVDASGKVTGKSPGAASISATTEMGNLKAICLVYVESDNIAKPENPPVVDLPGNSEKPQVPPAAALSDIAGHKSSAEISEAVALGVVFGYSDGTFRPDENVTHAEFASMIIRALKPEGEGTPLVFKDKNEIGAWAVKPVQQAVKLGIIKGGSDGKFRPSANISRAEMIAMVIRASGLEEDKGKPTVFADDADIPGWAKPSVSKAEETGIIIVGGLPEGKFAPLTPSTRADAASAIVRMLKLGQ; this is encoded by the coding sequence ATGCTATTTATCGTTGGGTTGTTGATGTGCGCCATAGGGCCGATGCAACGGTCGAATGCGGCGCAATTTACGCGTATTACCGTTATGGACGCAGATCTCCGCCAAGTATCCTATCTGATCGCCGGAGTAAAATATTATATCGTGGGGGAATCCGACAAGGCATCATCGACATCGGTGGAAAACTATAAGCAAGAGTATTCGACCGATAACGGCGCTACTTGGCTCCAACTTCCGCAAGCGGGATACGACTTGTACAAAGGACCGTTCATCTATATGCCGATCGATCCGCAGCTCGTTTCCGTTAAGTTTCGAATGAGCGCCTACTTCGATCCGCTCATCGGTTCGTTGACATATTCGGAGAAGACGATCGGTCCATTCAACATTTTGCAGCCCGGGGATGTTTCGGATTTTACGACGATTCCGAACAAAGACGGGTCGGTTACGCTTAACTGGAACGACAATTCGAACATGGAATCTTATTACGAGATTGTCCGTTCGGGACCCGACGGCGACAAAATATTTTACGTGAAAAATACGAAGGATCATATCGGGCCGCTTAAGTACGAGGATAAGCAGACGAACACCGTGAAAAGAACGATCTATGTATACAAAGTGACGCCGGTCATCGACCAATACAGCTTACCGGATTACCTTCAGCCGGGGAACGTATGGTCGATCGTCAAGACGGATAGGGAACTGATAATCACCGATAAAGTCGATATCGATCTTAATTTGCCGATCTTTAACCTCGATTCCAAAATCAAAATAGACCCTAGCACGCCTATTAAAACGGTCGAAGCGTTGGATTATCTTAAGCATATAGACTTAACGATCGGCGATCTCGACAAAAAGCCGGTAAAAGACGTGAAGCTGGATAAGTCTTACCTGACTTTGAAGACAGGGGTTAGCGCAACGCTAACCCCGACTATCTCTCCTCCCGATGCGGCCATTACGAGAGTCAAATGGGAAAGCAGCAATAGCCAGATCGCCGAAGTGGACGCAAGCGGCAAGGTAACGGGCAAATCGCCTGGCGCGGCGAGCATATCCGCGACGACGGAGATGGGAAACCTGAAGGCGATTTGCCTCGTGTACGTTGAATCGGATAACATAGCGAAACCGGAGAATCCGCCTGTCGTCGACTTGCCGGGCAATTCCGAGAAGCCCCAGGTTCCACCTGCGGCCGCTCTTTCGGATATCGCGGGACATAAGTCGAGTGCGGAAATCTCGGAAGCGGTAGCGCTGGGCGTCGTGTTCGGTTATTCGGACGGTACGTTCCGACCCGACGAGAACGTTACTCACGCCGAATTCGCCAGCATGATCATTCGGGCGCTGAAGCCAGAGGGCGAGGGGACGCCGCTTGTTTTCAAGGATAAGAACGAGATCGGAGCATGGGCGGTGAAGCCGGTGCAACAGGCCGTGAAGCTCGGCATTATCAAAGGGGGCTCGGACGGCAAGTTCCGGCCAAGCGCGAATATATCCCGCGCGGAAATGATTGCGATGGTCATCCGCGCTTCCGGTCTCGAAGAGGACAAAGGGAAGCCAACCGTCTTCGCCGACGATGCGGACATACCGGGATGGGCGAAACCGTCCGTGTCCAAAGCCGAGGAAACCGGCATCATCATCGTCGGGGGTTTACCGGAAGGCAAATTCGCTCCGCTGACGCCATCAACGCGAGCGGATGCGGCTTCCGCCATCGTCCGGATGCTGAAACTAGGACAATAA
- a CDS encoding aldo/keto reductase family protein codes for MNYRRLGRSGLKVSEISLGSWLTYGGYVEQERAASAVRKAYELGVNFFDTANVYEQGAAEKVMGDILRDYPRESYVLATKAFWPMGEGPNDRGLSRKHVTEQINASLSRLGLDYVDIFYCHRYDQDTPIDETLRTIDDFVRQGKVLYVGVSEWTAAQMEEALGTADRYLLDRIVVSQPVYNMFNRYIEKEVIPLGQAKGISQVVFSPLAQGLLTGKYDSASSIPSDSRAAKLEWVKNGITEEKIEAVKKLSAIAREIDLTTGQLALAWILRQPNVASALVGASRPEQVEENVKATGVTLSEETLAAIEEILGSVN; via the coding sequence ATGAATTACCGTAGATTAGGCCGCAGCGGCCTTAAAGTAAGCGAGATCAGTTTAGGCAGTTGGCTTACGTACGGAGGGTACGTCGAACAGGAACGAGCCGCCTCCGCGGTCCGTAAAGCGTACGAGCTCGGAGTGAACTTTTTCGATACCGCCAACGTGTACGAACAAGGAGCCGCCGAGAAAGTCATGGGCGACATCCTTCGCGACTATCCTCGGGAAAGCTATGTCCTTGCCACGAAAGCATTCTGGCCGATGGGAGAAGGTCCGAACGATCGCGGCCTGTCCCGCAAACATGTCACCGAACAGATCAATGCCAGCTTAAGCCGATTGGGTTTGGATTACGTCGATATTTTCTATTGCCACCGTTACGATCAAGATACGCCGATCGACGAGACGCTGCGCACGATCGACGATTTCGTCCGTCAAGGCAAAGTGCTCTACGTCGGCGTTAGCGAATGGACGGCCGCACAGATGGAAGAGGCTCTCGGAACGGCTGATCGCTATTTGCTCGACCGGATCGTCGTTAGCCAACCCGTATACAACATGTTCAACCGCTACATCGAGAAGGAAGTCATTCCGCTCGGCCAAGCGAAAGGCATCTCTCAGGTCGTCTTCTCGCCGCTCGCGCAAGGCTTGCTCACGGGCAAATACGATTCCGCCTCTTCCATACCGTCCGATAGCCGCGCCGCTAAGCTGGAATGGGTGAAGAACGGCATCACGGAAGAGAAAATCGAAGCCGTGAAGAAGTTGTCCGCGATCGCTCGCGAGATCGATCTCACGACCGGACAGCTCGCCCTCGCATGGATTCTTCGCCAGCCTAACGTCGCAAGCGCCTTAGTCGGAGCCAGCCGTCCGGAGCAAGTCGAAGAGAACGTCAAAGCGACCGGAGTTACGCTGTCCGAGGAAACTCTCGCTGCGATCGAAGAAATTCTCGGCTCGGTAAATTAA
- a CDS encoding assimilatory sulfite reductase (NADPH) flavoprotein subunit: MQLQVTNSPFNQEQVELLNRLLPQLTEVQQIWLSGYLAALRGSAMSTSPMAVSQIEPTNGAVQSLSAQAAISREVTILFGSQTGNSQRLAKELSGQLDKQGVQVTLASMSDFKPNNLKKLQHLLILVSTHGEGDPPDNALPFYEFLHSKRAPRLEELRYSVLSLGDSSYEFFCKTGIDFDLRLEELGATRLSPRVDCDVDYDDSAALWFESVKGALSVNSAAPSSSSGETNLSVPVQSAYSRTNPFQAELLENLNLNGRGSQRETRHLEISLEGSNLQYEPGDCLGIYPENHPDLVNQLIATMGWTPEEPIPVNKNGDLLPLREALLRHFEITVLTKPLLEQAAKLSSSAKLRELVEPEREQELRAYLKERDLLDLVQDFSPWEATAAQFVSILRKMPARLYSIASSSKVNPDEVHVTIRTVRYEAHGRDRYGVCSVYSSERVKPGDSLRVYIHDNPNFKLPANPETPIIMIGPGTGVAPFRAFLQDREESGATGKTWLFYGDQHFLTDFLYQIEWQKWLNDGVLTRMDVAFSRDTDKKVYVQHRMLEKSRELFQWLQDGASVYVCGDEKHMAHDVHAVLGTILEREGGMTSEQAAAYLAEMQQQRRYQRDVY; the protein is encoded by the coding sequence TTGCAACTACAGGTAACTAACAGCCCGTTTAATCAAGAGCAAGTAGAGCTTCTGAACCGGCTCCTGCCCCAATTGACAGAGGTTCAGCAAATTTGGTTGTCCGGCTACCTTGCTGCATTACGCGGATCGGCCATGTCTACGTCACCTATGGCCGTTTCGCAGATTGAGCCGACGAACGGCGCAGTTCAATCTCTGAGCGCGCAAGCCGCAATCTCTCGAGAGGTAACGATCCTTTTCGGATCCCAAACCGGTAATTCGCAACGATTAGCGAAAGAGTTGTCCGGTCAGCTCGATAAGCAAGGCGTTCAGGTAACTCTTGCTTCCATGAGCGATTTTAAGCCGAACAATCTAAAGAAGCTTCAGCATCTATTGATATTGGTAAGTACGCATGGCGAAGGGGATCCGCCGGATAACGCATTGCCTTTCTATGAATTCCTTCATAGCAAGCGGGCGCCCCGATTGGAGGAATTGAGGTATTCCGTGTTGTCCTTGGGCGACAGTTCCTATGAGTTTTTCTGTAAAACCGGCATAGATTTCGACCTTCGATTGGAAGAACTCGGAGCTACGCGGCTCTCACCGAGAGTGGACTGCGATGTGGATTACGATGATTCCGCCGCGCTTTGGTTTGAGAGTGTTAAAGGCGCGCTTAGCGTAAATTCCGCCGCTCCGAGTTCTTCTTCCGGGGAAACGAACCTATCGGTCCCGGTGCAATCGGCGTATTCTCGGACGAATCCCTTTCAAGCCGAGCTTCTTGAGAATCTGAACTTGAACGGTAGAGGCTCGCAACGAGAAACCCGTCATCTCGAGATTTCCCTGGAAGGCTCTAATCTTCAATATGAACCAGGAGATTGCTTGGGGATCTACCCGGAAAATCACCCTGATCTCGTGAACCAATTGATCGCGACGATGGGATGGACGCCCGAAGAGCCGATTCCCGTGAATAAGAACGGCGATCTATTGCCGCTTCGGGAAGCGTTGCTCCGCCATTTCGAAATTACGGTTCTGACGAAACCGTTATTGGAGCAAGCGGCTAAGCTAAGCTCAAGCGCCAAATTGCGCGAATTGGTCGAACCGGAGAGGGAGCAGGAGCTTAGAGCTTATCTGAAGGAAAGGGATTTGTTGGATTTGGTTCAGGATTTCTCTCCATGGGAAGCGACTGCCGCGCAATTCGTCTCCATTCTCAGGAAAATGCCGGCCCGTCTCTATTCGATCGCGAGCAGCTCCAAGGTTAATCCGGACGAGGTGCACGTGACGATCAGAACCGTGCGGTACGAGGCGCATGGACGCGACCGATACGGCGTATGCTCGGTGTATAGCTCGGAGCGGGTGAAACCTGGCGATTCCTTGCGGGTATACATTCATGACAATCCGAATTTCAAGCTTCCCGCGAATCCGGAAACCCCGATCATCATGATCGGACCCGGAACGGGAGTCGCTCCTTTCCGGGCGTTCTTGCAAGATCGGGAGGAATCGGGCGCAACGGGGAAAACGTGGTTATTTTATGGGGATCAGCATTTCCTGACGGATTTCCTCTATCAAATCGAATGGCAGAAGTGGCTGAACGACGGCGTGCTAACCCGAATGGACGTCGCTTTCTCCCGGGATACGGATAAGAAGGTTTACGTACAGCACCGCATGCTGGAGAAGAGCCGAGAGTTGTTCCAATGGCTGCAAGACGGGGCTAGCGTATATGTTTGCGGCGACGAGAAACATATGGCGCATGACGTGCATGCCGTATTAGGAACGATTCTCGAAAGAGAAGGCGGTATGACTTCCGAGCAAGCGGCTGCTTATCTCGCCGAGATGCAACAACAGAGACGTTATCAACGCGATGTTTATTAA